One segment of Alnus glutinosa chromosome 2, dhAlnGlut1.1, whole genome shotgun sequence DNA contains the following:
- the LOC133860916 gene encoding ADP,ATP carrier protein 3, mitochondrial, with protein MVDGSQHPSIFQKIHGQSYLVSRLSPNLHARNYGVSDAYVNGGLQSPLQLACQGTGLAQISPLSTVFVQAPSEKGAKGFFIDFLMGGVSAAVSKTAAAPIERVKLLIQNQDEMIKAGRLSEPYKGISDCFARTVKDEGVIALWRGNTANVIRYFPTQALNFAFKDYFKRLFNFKKDKDGYWKWFAGNLASGGAAGASSLLFVYSLDYARTRLANDAKAAKKGGGRQFNGMIDVYKKTLKSDGLAGLYRGFNISCVGIIVYRGLYFGMYDSLKPVVLVGGLQDSFLASFLLGWAITIGAGLASYPIDTVRRRMMMTSGEAVKYKSSLDAFRQIVKNEGPKSLFKGAGANILRAVAGAGVLAGYDKLQVVMLGKKYGSGGG; from the exons ATGGTGGATGGATCACAGCATCCGTCAATATTTCAGAAGATACATGGGCAGTCTTACCTCGTTTCTAGGCTTTCCCCCAACTTGCATGCCAGGAATTATGGTGTGAGTGATGCGTATGTAAATGGTGGTTTGCAGAGCCCTCTGCAGCTGGCATGCCAGGGCACTGGCCTGGCACAAATCTCACCTTTGTCTACCGTGTTTGTACAAGCTCCTTCAGAGAAAGGTGCTAAAGGattttttatagattttctCATGGGAGGAGTTTCTGCTGCTGTTTCCAAGACAGCAGCAGCTCCAATTGAACGCGTTAAACTATTAATTCAAAATCAAGATGAGATGATCAAGGCTGGTCGATTAAGCGAACCATACAAGGGAATTAGTGACTGCTTTGCCCGAACTGTAAAGGATGAAGGCGTCATTGCTCTTTGGAGAGGAAATACTGCTAATGTTATCAGATACTTCCCCACCCAG GCCTTGAACTTTGCTTTCAAGGACTACTTCAAGAGGCTCTTCAACTTCAAAAAAGACAAAGATGGATACTGGAAGTGGTTTGCTGGTAACTTGGCATCAGGTGGTGCTGCTGgtgcttcatctcttctatTTGTCTACTCACTGGACTATGCCCGAACACGTTTGGCCAATGATGCAAAGGCTGCGAAAAAGGGTGGTGGGAGGCAGTTTAATGGTATGATCGATGTTTACAAGAAAACTCTCAAATCTGATGGTCTTGCTGGGCTTTACCGTGGATTCAACATCTCATGTGTTGGAATTATTGTTTACCGTGGGCTCTATTTTGGAATGTATGATTCTCTGAAACCTGTGGTTCTTGTTGGTGGGTTGCAG GATAGTTTTCTTGCTAGTTTCTTGCTGGGATGGGCAATCACCATAGGTGCTGGATTAGCTTCTTACCCCATTGATACAGTACGTAGAAGGATGATGATGACCTCTGGAGAAGCCGTCAAATATAAGAGCTCTTTGGATGCATTTAGACAGATAGTCAAGAATGAGGGTCCTAAATCACTCTTCAAGGGTGCTGGTGCAAACATTTTGCGTGCTGTTGCAGGTGCTGGTGTGCTTGCTGGTTATGACAAGTTGCAGGTCGTTATGTTGGGCAAGAAATATGGATCCGGTGGTGGTTAA
- the LOC133861053 gene encoding mitotic checkpoint serine/threonine-protein kinase BUB1 isoform X2, whose amino-acid sequence MGLLGFGSFYGLMDICKDFERVFREMVESEICIGNSLLYVCYASILESKGKLHDAHMVYQSGVLRNAKPVELLKKAHALFLDRMSELVNACSFQKIDDHEAIMFGNSQINPWSTSTIEDLLKKLNPHIVKYDGYHASTKAYPGKVALSSLHTSSRNKIIEIGGKKYQIKGCAGQGGFAQVYKAYVNSNPDEVVALKIQKPAFPWEFYMYRQLDQRISDKERSSFGFAHRLHLYSNCSILVCDYLSHGTLQDAINSYVVTGKSMEEVLCIYYTVEMLYMLETLHGAGLIHGDFKPDNLLIRYARGDLTEDGFHDRTGPWHDQGLCLVDWGRGIDQRLFSDNAEFKGDCRTSGFRCIEMQEDKPWTVQVDTYGLCVIVHMMLHNSYMEIEKKASFDGGYIYLPKSPFKRYWNVDLWKNFFTKLLNMSPASDDKNLLQNLRETFQDYMCSKPQLIKKLKELLVKQRASLCSS is encoded by the exons ATGGGTTTACTTGGTTTTGGTAGTTTTTATGGTTTG ATGGACATTTGTAAAGATTTTGAGCGTGTTTTCAGAGAAATGGTGGAGAGTGAGATATGTATTGGCAATTCCTTGCTTTATGTATGCTATGCATCCATTCTTGAATCGAAGGGGAAGTTACATGACGCTCACATGGTTTATCAGTCTGGAGTTTTAag GAATGCCAAACCGGTCGAGTTGTTGAAGAAGGCGCATGCCTTATTTCTTGATAGAATGTCTGAATTAGTGAATGCCTGTTCATTTCAGAAG ATTGATGATCATGAAGCCATTATGTTTGGCAATAGTCAAATTAACCCATGGTCCACCTCTACTATTGAAGACCTATTGAAGAAGCTGAATCCTCATATTGTGAAATATGAT GGATACCATGCAAGTACAAAAGCTTACCCAGGAAAAGTGGCTCTATCTTCTTTGCATACTTCATCAAGGAATAAGATTATTGAGATAG GTGGAAAAAAGTACCAGATCAAGGGTTGTGCTGGTCAGGGTGGTTTTGCTCAAGTATATAAAGCATATGTCAACAGTAATCCAGATGAAGTTGTTGCGCTAAAG ATACAAAAGCCTGCTTTCCCTTGGGAGTTCTACATGTATCGTCAGCTAGATCAGCGCATCTCAGACAAGGAA AGGTCAAGCTTTGGATTTGCTCATAGACTGCATCTCTACTCTAACTGTAGCATACTTGTCTGTGACTATCTATCCCATGGGACTCTTCAG GATGCGATAAACTCTTACGTGGTCACTGGCAAGTCCATGGAAGAGGTGTTATGTATTTACTACACAGTAGAGATGCTCTACATGCTAGAAACTTTGCATGGTGCTGGCCTCATTCATGGTGATTTCAAGCCTGATAATCTGCTTATTCGTTATGCTAG GGGTGACCTTACAGAAGATGGGTTTCATGACCGAACTGGTCCTTGGCATGATCAG GGCCTTTGTCTTGTTGACTGGGGAAGGGGGATAGATCAACGTCTCTTTTCGGACAATGCGGAATTTAAGGGAGATTGCCGGACTTCTGGCTTTCGTTGTATTGAAATGCAGGAGGATAAGCCATGGACGGTTCAG GTAGACACATATGGCCTGTGTGTTATAGTCCATATGATGCTGCACAATTCTTATATGGAGATAGAAAAGAAAGCATCATTTGATGGTGGCTACATTTATCTACCCAAATCACCTTTTAAACG ATACTGGAACGTTGATCTCTGGAAGAATTTCTTTACCAAGCTGCTTAACATGAGCCCTGCCAGTGATGACAAGAACTTGTTGCAGAATTTGAGGGAAACATTCCAGGATTACATGTGCTCTAAACCTCAGCTCATAAAGAAACTAAAGGAGTTGCTTGTGAAACAAAGGGCTTCCTTGTGTTCCTCTTAG
- the LOC133861053 gene encoding mitotic checkpoint serine/threonine-protein kinase BUB1 isoform X3, whose protein sequence is MDICKDFERVFREMVESEICIGNSLLYVCYASILESKGKLHDAHMVYQSGVLRNAKPVELLKKAHALFLDRMSELVNACSFQKIDDHEAIMFGNSQINPWSTSTIEDLLKKLNPHIVKYDGYHASTKAYPGKVALSSLHTSSRNKIIEIGGKKYQIKGCAGQGGFAQVYKAYVNSNPDEVVALKIQKPAFPWEFYMYRQLDQRISDKERSSFGFAHRLHLYSNCSILVCDYLSHGTLQDAINSYVVTGKSMEEVLCIYYTVEMLYMLETLHGAGLIHGDFKPDNLLIRYARGDLTEDGFHDRTGPWHDQGLCLVDWGRGIDQRLFSDNAEFKGDCRTSGFRCIEMQEDKPWTVQVDTYGLCVIVHMMLHNSYMEIEKKASFDGGYIYLPKSPFKRYWNVDLWKNFFTKLLNMSPASDDKNLLQNLRETFQDYMCSKPQLIKKLKELLVKQRASLCSS, encoded by the exons ATGGACATTTGTAAAGATTTTGAGCGTGTTTTCAGAGAAATGGTGGAGAGTGAGATATGTATTGGCAATTCCTTGCTTTATGTATGCTATGCATCCATTCTTGAATCGAAGGGGAAGTTACATGACGCTCACATGGTTTATCAGTCTGGAGTTTTAag GAATGCCAAACCGGTCGAGTTGTTGAAGAAGGCGCATGCCTTATTTCTTGATAGAATGTCTGAATTAGTGAATGCCTGTTCATTTCAGAAG ATTGATGATCATGAAGCCATTATGTTTGGCAATAGTCAAATTAACCCATGGTCCACCTCTACTATTGAAGACCTATTGAAGAAGCTGAATCCTCATATTGTGAAATATGAT GGATACCATGCAAGTACAAAAGCTTACCCAGGAAAAGTGGCTCTATCTTCTTTGCATACTTCATCAAGGAATAAGATTATTGAGATAG GTGGAAAAAAGTACCAGATCAAGGGTTGTGCTGGTCAGGGTGGTTTTGCTCAAGTATATAAAGCATATGTCAACAGTAATCCAGATGAAGTTGTTGCGCTAAAG ATACAAAAGCCTGCTTTCCCTTGGGAGTTCTACATGTATCGTCAGCTAGATCAGCGCATCTCAGACAAGGAA AGGTCAAGCTTTGGATTTGCTCATAGACTGCATCTCTACTCTAACTGTAGCATACTTGTCTGTGACTATCTATCCCATGGGACTCTTCAG GATGCGATAAACTCTTACGTGGTCACTGGCAAGTCCATGGAAGAGGTGTTATGTATTTACTACACAGTAGAGATGCTCTACATGCTAGAAACTTTGCATGGTGCTGGCCTCATTCATGGTGATTTCAAGCCTGATAATCTGCTTATTCGTTATGCTAG GGGTGACCTTACAGAAGATGGGTTTCATGACCGAACTGGTCCTTGGCATGATCAG GGCCTTTGTCTTGTTGACTGGGGAAGGGGGATAGATCAACGTCTCTTTTCGGACAATGCGGAATTTAAGGGAGATTGCCGGACTTCTGGCTTTCGTTGTATTGAAATGCAGGAGGATAAGCCATGGACGGTTCAG GTAGACACATATGGCCTGTGTGTTATAGTCCATATGATGCTGCACAATTCTTATATGGAGATAGAAAAGAAAGCATCATTTGATGGTGGCTACATTTATCTACCCAAATCACCTTTTAAACG ATACTGGAACGTTGATCTCTGGAAGAATTTCTTTACCAAGCTGCTTAACATGAGCCCTGCCAGTGATGACAAGAACTTGTTGCAGAATTTGAGGGAAACATTCCAGGATTACATGTGCTCTAAACCTCAGCTCATAAAGAAACTAAAGGAGTTGCTTGTGAAACAAAGGGCTTCCTTGTGTTCCTCTTAG
- the LOC133861053 gene encoding mitotic checkpoint serine/threonine-protein kinase BUB1 isoform X1, which yields MAVIFPDSQLTISVPDRPDPLLPWLWSIKKALEEDSRSGVDLSKLLSDCIVTFKDNGQYRNDGRFLKIWFLYMDICKDFERVFREMVESEICIGNSLLYVCYASILESKGKLHDAHMVYQSGVLRNAKPVELLKKAHALFLDRMSELVNACSFQKIDDHEAIMFGNSQINPWSTSTIEDLLKKLNPHIVKYDGYHASTKAYPGKVALSSLHTSSRNKIIEIGGKKYQIKGCAGQGGFAQVYKAYVNSNPDEVVALKIQKPAFPWEFYMYRQLDQRISDKERSSFGFAHRLHLYSNCSILVCDYLSHGTLQDAINSYVVTGKSMEEVLCIYYTVEMLYMLETLHGAGLIHGDFKPDNLLIRYARGDLTEDGFHDRTGPWHDQGLCLVDWGRGIDQRLFSDNAEFKGDCRTSGFRCIEMQEDKPWTVQVDTYGLCVIVHMMLHNSYMEIEKKASFDGGYIYLPKSPFKRYWNVDLWKNFFTKLLNMSPASDDKNLLQNLRETFQDYMCSKPQLIKKLKELLVKQRASLCSS from the exons ATGGCTGTGATCTTCCCGGACTCCCAGCTCACCATCTCTGTTCCTGACAGACCTGATCCCCTTTTGCCCTGGCtctg GTCGATCAAGAAAGCTCTCGAAGAAGACTCAAGGTCAGGGGTAGATCTCAGCAAGCTTCTCTCAGATTGCATCGTCACATTCAAGGACAATGGCCAGTACCGGAATGATGGCAGATTTCTCAAGATTTGGTTCCTCTAT ATGGACATTTGTAAAGATTTTGAGCGTGTTTTCAGAGAAATGGTGGAGAGTGAGATATGTATTGGCAATTCCTTGCTTTATGTATGCTATGCATCCATTCTTGAATCGAAGGGGAAGTTACATGACGCTCACATGGTTTATCAGTCTGGAGTTTTAag GAATGCCAAACCGGTCGAGTTGTTGAAGAAGGCGCATGCCTTATTTCTTGATAGAATGTCTGAATTAGTGAATGCCTGTTCATTTCAGAAG ATTGATGATCATGAAGCCATTATGTTTGGCAATAGTCAAATTAACCCATGGTCCACCTCTACTATTGAAGACCTATTGAAGAAGCTGAATCCTCATATTGTGAAATATGAT GGATACCATGCAAGTACAAAAGCTTACCCAGGAAAAGTGGCTCTATCTTCTTTGCATACTTCATCAAGGAATAAGATTATTGAGATAG GTGGAAAAAAGTACCAGATCAAGGGTTGTGCTGGTCAGGGTGGTTTTGCTCAAGTATATAAAGCATATGTCAACAGTAATCCAGATGAAGTTGTTGCGCTAAAG ATACAAAAGCCTGCTTTCCCTTGGGAGTTCTACATGTATCGTCAGCTAGATCAGCGCATCTCAGACAAGGAA AGGTCAAGCTTTGGATTTGCTCATAGACTGCATCTCTACTCTAACTGTAGCATACTTGTCTGTGACTATCTATCCCATGGGACTCTTCAG GATGCGATAAACTCTTACGTGGTCACTGGCAAGTCCATGGAAGAGGTGTTATGTATTTACTACACAGTAGAGATGCTCTACATGCTAGAAACTTTGCATGGTGCTGGCCTCATTCATGGTGATTTCAAGCCTGATAATCTGCTTATTCGTTATGCTAG GGGTGACCTTACAGAAGATGGGTTTCATGACCGAACTGGTCCTTGGCATGATCAG GGCCTTTGTCTTGTTGACTGGGGAAGGGGGATAGATCAACGTCTCTTTTCGGACAATGCGGAATTTAAGGGAGATTGCCGGACTTCTGGCTTTCGTTGTATTGAAATGCAGGAGGATAAGCCATGGACGGTTCAG GTAGACACATATGGCCTGTGTGTTATAGTCCATATGATGCTGCACAATTCTTATATGGAGATAGAAAAGAAAGCATCATTTGATGGTGGCTACATTTATCTACCCAAATCACCTTTTAAACG ATACTGGAACGTTGATCTCTGGAAGAATTTCTTTACCAAGCTGCTTAACATGAGCCCTGCCAGTGATGACAAGAACTTGTTGCAGAATTTGAGGGAAACATTCCAGGATTACATGTGCTCTAAACCTCAGCTCATAAAGAAACTAAAGGAGTTGCTTGTGAAACAAAGGGCTTCCTTGTGTTCCTCTTAG
- the LOC133861310 gene encoding leucine-rich repeat extensin-like protein 4, whose translation MASSMVSSSFSTRALVLLLLHISFSFNNLALAAKHSSFAAAHHHRHRSHSPASNSRLHQAYIALQALKCAIYSDPNNFTANWVGPSVCSYSGVFCTKALDEPRTSVVAGIDLNFADIAGFLPKEIGLLTDLALIHLNSNRFCGVIPETLANLSLLYELDLSNNRFVGPFPKVVLSLPTLGYLDIRFNDFEGPLPPELFSKKLDAIFVNNNRFTNMIPPNFGLGTASVVVFANNNFGGCIPPSISNFANTLEELVLINTSLTGCMPQELGFLYKLRVLDLSTNNIVGPIPYSLAGLSHLEQLNLGHNMLSGIVSDGVCLLPSLANFTFSFNFFCEEEGICQNLTSRRGIKFDDRRNCLPDKPFQRSKKECNAVLERPVDCFCCVGGAGARPAFAPAAMPAAAVPVSTPSIAPNYT comes from the coding sequence ATGGCTTCATCTAtggtttcttcttccttctccacCCGTGCCTTAGTCCTTTTACTCCTGCACATATCTTTCTCATTCAACAATCTGGCACTGGCAGCAAAACACAGCAGCTTTGCCGCCGCTCATCACCACCGCCACCGCAGCCACTCCCCCGCATCAAACTCGAGACTCCACCAAGCCTATATCGCCCTCCAAGCGTTGAAATGCGCAATCTACTCTGATCCAAACAACTTCACCGCCAACTGGGTTGGTCCTTCTGTATGCAGCTACTCAGGTGTGTTCTGTACAAAAGCTCTTGATGAACCCAGAACCTCTGTTGTTGCTGGCATTGACCTCAACTTTGCCGACATAGCCGGGTTCCTCCCTAAGGAAATAGGCCTCCTCACTGACCTTGCACTGATCCATCTCAACAGCAACCGCTTTTGTGGCGTCATTCCTGAAACTCTAGCCAACCTTTCACTTCTCTATGAGCTTGATCTCAGTAACAACAGATTTGTAGGCCCTTTTCCTAAGGTTGTGCTCTCCCTTCCCACCCTAGGCTATCTTGATATCCGCTTCAACGACTTCGAAGGGCCATTGCCTCCTGAACTTTTCAGCAAAAAACTCGATGCGATATTCGTTAACAACAACCGCTTCACTAATATGATTCCGCCAAATTTTGGTTTAGGCACGGCCTCCGTGGTGGTTTTTGCTAACAACAACTTTGGAGGCTGCATTCCACCGAGTATATCCAACTTCGCAAACACTTTAGAAGAATTGGTATTAATCAACACCAGTTTGACAGGGTGTATGCCACAAGAGCTGGGATTTCTCTACAAATTGAGGGTGTTGGATCTGAGCACTAACAATATAGTTGGTCCTATACCCTATAGTTTAGCAGGTTTATCCCACTTGGAGCAACTAAATCTTGGCCATAATATGCTGAGTGGGATTGTATCAGATGGAGTGTGTCTCTTGCCAAGCTTGGCAAATTTCACATTCTCTTTTAACTTTTTCTGTGAAGAGGAGGGAATATGCCAGAATTTGACATCAAGACGAGGGATTAAGTTTGACGATCGTCGAAATTGTTTGCCAGATAAACCGTTTCAGAGGAGCAAAAAGGAATGCAATGCTGTGCTTGAGCGCCCTGTTGACTGCTTCTGCTGTGTTGGTGGTGCTGGTGCTAGACCTGCTTTTGCTCCTGCTGCAATGCCAGCAGCAGCAGTGCCTGTGTCTACACCTTCTATCGCTCCAAATTACACATAG